The nucleotide sequence GGGAGGGGCGGTGCATGGGACGGAGGCTTACCATCGAACAAGAGTGGCACCGTAGGTCAAGCCAGCGCCAAAAGCCACCAGGAGGGTCAGGTCGCCCGGCTTGATGCGGCCGGCCCGGCGGGCCTCGTCGAGGGCGAGCGGGATGGTGGCGGAGGAGGTGTTGCCGTAGCGGTCGAGGTTCACGAAAAACTTTTCCAGGGGCATCTTCAGGTTGCCGGCGAGGGCCTCGATGATGCGGATGTTGGCCTGGTGGGGGATCACAAGGCTGATTTGGTCAGGCGTGAGGTGGTGTTGTTCCATCATTTCCCGGGCGACGGTCTCCATCACGCGGACGGCGCTCTTGAAGACCTCGCGGCCGTTCATGTGGATGCAATGGCCGTGGTTGGCGATGGTCTCGGGGGTGGCGGGGGTGCGGCTGCCGCCGGCGGGGATGTAGAGGTTGTCCACGAAGGCACCGTCGGCGCCGAGATCGGTGCCGAGGATGCCGATGCCGGGCTGGTTGACCTTGTTGAGGACGGCGGCGCCGGCGCCGTCGCCGAAGAGCACGCAGGTGGTGCGGTCGGTCCAGTCGGTGATGGTGGAGAGCTTCTCGGAGCCGATGATGAGGGCGCGT is from Lacunisphaera limnophila and encodes:
- a CDS encoding beta-ketoacyl-ACP synthase III, with the translated sequence MTSVIIAGVGSYSPAKVLTNEELSQKVDTTDEWIRTRSGIRERRIAAADEACSDLAVKAAAAALADAKVTAADIDLLIVATCTPDLPLPSTACIVQHKLGVPAHATCFDIAAACSGFLYALEIAYGQLQTNRYKRALIIGSEKLSTITDWTDRTTCVLFGDGAGAAVLNKVNQPGIGILGTDLGADGAFVDNLYIPAGGSRTPATPETIANHGHCIHMNGREVFKSAVRVMETVAREMMEQHHLTPDQISLVIPHQANIRIIEALAGNLKMPLEKFFVNLDRYGNTSSATIPLALDEARRAGRIKPGDLTLLVAFGAGLTYGATLVRW